GAAAAGGGCTTTTCATGTTCTGATAGCAACTGGGAGCCAAATATGGTATTTAATATTTGTCAAGGAGCTTAGCTATTTTGTCTGCACAAGTTCTGAAGgtggagaagagaaaatagaggCAGAAGTATGGGTTTGTAGCCTTTGAACCCCGAATCTGTCCTTCCTTGCTTATCCAAAATGTGGAGAATCCAGTTCTAATCTCTTTTTATTAATGTTATCATATTGTAATTTAAGATCACTGGTATCTAACCCCTCTACATTAAGACCAAATTGAAGGGCATCTCCCAGCTGCAGGAAGAACTCAGATGATGAGTGAAAAATTCTGGGGTTAGGGGAGGGCAATATAAGCAGGCTAACCTGTTTCAATGAAACAGATAATCAATGAAGACACCTGCATCATTTGTTTCCAAAAGTTAGGCCTTGCAGCCAAGGCTTTGGCGTTCTAGAGAAAATTAGCTCTAAAGACCAAGGCACCTAGGCAACCTAGCAGAGAAGAAGTTTCGTGAAGTCAGAACCCAGGTGTTTGGGTGAGGGTAGGGAGTTGGGGCAAAGAAACACTGGGCTTCTAAAAAAGAAATGTCTCCCCTGAGATGAATGACTTGTTGGCACAAGTTTCAGGAAAGACAAAGCTCTAAAAATATCATTGTAAAATTAATAATACTTCTCCAAAGTAAGGACTCAACTCAAACTATCCTTGGATGCAATTAAAGTGGCCTTGGAAGAAGCTTTCAGATGTGGAGGTACTCACCGGTGTCCTGACAGCACCTTCATCTCTGAAGAAGTCATCAGAGGGAGCCACTACCTTTGATTTTATGACCACAGATGAGTTTCCTTTAATCTGAAAGAGATTggcttttggcatttttttttcttaggttttgtttatttatgttcttttaagctttaaaaaaatgtgattgCTGTGCTTCTTATTCCTCTGGCTGACTTCAGAATTGAGGACCGGGAATCCTGAAAATTTGCAAAGTTATCTCCTATCCTCACTGCCTTGGAACACCCATTATTCCACTCTCTGTCTAATTTCTACTCATGTTTCAAGTCTAAACAGGAAGATTCTTCTGTGATCATGCCTCTCTCTTTCGCATGAATTAAATGCATACATTATGCTAGTAATGCTTCTGGAATGAAGGAATAatcgaaagaaagaaagtggggggagggaagcagggaaagtaaaataagaaaggCAGCCTTATCTGGAAGGAGCTCCCAAAAGTGTATCTCTTAACACATATCAGAAAAAAAGGGTCACAAAATATCCAGACAATGAAGGTATGGATCAGTAGGAAGAATCTGAGGGAATTTGGAAAGGCTACATTTTGGAAAAAGCATTGCTCTCCCAGGgttcccttttaaaaatttaaataaaccttGAGAGTAGTGATGCATAAATGAATTTGAGCTGTCACAGTTCCCCCTTTGGAAGAGGGCCTCAGAGTTTATAAAAGACCCtaagtgggggtgggaggagacaAAAGGGGTGGGATGTCAGTTTCAAGTTTCCAGGGCATTCTCTGATTGTGCTCTATGTCCCTGCAGACTGCCAGTGTGACCTCACCCTCTCCAGTCACCCCTCCTCAGTTCCAGCTATGAGTTCCTGCAACTTCACACATGCCACCTTTGTGCTTATTGGTATCCCAGGACTAGAGAAAGCCCACTTCTGGGTTGGCTTCCCCCTCCTTTCCATGTATGTAGTGGCAGTGTTTGGAAACTGCATCGTGGTCTTCATCGTAAGGACGGAACGCAACCTGCACTCTCCGATGTACCTCTTTCTCTGCATGCTGGCAGCCATTGACCTGGCCTTATCCACATCCACCATGCCTAAGATCCTTGCACTTTTCTGGTTTGATTCCCGAGAGATTAGCTTTGAGGCCTGCCTTACCCAGATGTTCTTTATTCATGCCCTCTCGGCCATTGAATCCACCATCCTGCTGGCCATGGCCTTTGACCGTTATGTGGCCATCTGCCACCCACTGCGCCATGCTGCTGTGCTCAACAATACAGTAACAGCCCAGATTGGCATCGTGGCTGTGGTCCGCGGgtccctcttttttttcccactgcCTCTGCTGATCAAGCGACTGGCCTTCTGCCACTCCAATGTACTCTCACACTCCTATTGTGTCCACCAGGATGTGATGAAGTTGGCCTATGCAGACACTTTGCCCAATGTGGTATATGGTCTTACTGCCATTCTGCTGGTCATGGGAGTGGATGTAATGTTCATCTCCTTGTCTTATTTTCTGATAATACGAACGGTGCTGCAACTGCCTTCCAAGTCAGAGCGGGCCAAGGCCTTTGGAACCTGTGTGTCACATATTGGTGTGGTACTTGCCTTCTATGTGCCACTTATTGGCCTCTCAGTGGTACACCGCTTTGGAAACAGCCTTCATCCCATTGTGCGTGTTGTCATGGGTGACATCTACCTGCTGCTGCCTCCTGTCATCAATCCCATCATCTATGGTGCCAAAACCAAACAGATCAGAACAAGGGTGCTGGCTATGTTCAAGATCAGCTGTGACAAGGACTTTCAGGCTGTGGGAGGCAAGTGACCCTTAACACTACACTTCTCCTTATCTTTATTGGCTTGATAAACATAATTATTTCCAACACTAGCTTATTTCCAGTTGCCCATAAGCACATCAGTGCTTTTCTCTGGCTGGAATAATAAACTAAAGTATGATCCATCTACTTAAAGGACTATATGTGGAATAATACATACTAATGAAGTATTATGTGAATTAAAGACTACAATAAAACCAAACATAAAGATACATGATTGAAGCCAAGTTGAAAAATAGCATATGTCTTGGAGGAAATGTGCTCAAATTGCTAATGATTTAGTGTTGTccctactttctttttattattattattatcattattattattatggagGTATTGGTTAACTGTCatgtacaacttttttttttttttagatggggtcttgctctgtcaccaggctggagtgaagtggcacgatctcggctcactgcaacctccgcatcctgggttcaagcaattcttctgcctcagcctcctgagtagctgggactacaggcacgtgccaccacacctggctaattttttgtatgtttcagtagagacgaggtttcaccatgttggccaggatgatctcgatctcctgacctcgtgatccacctgcctcggcctcccaaagtgctgggattacaggtgtgagccacggcgcccggcccgtgtacaactttttaaatagggaatatgatagctgggcatggtggtatgcacctgtagcccccactacccggaaggctgaggtgggagaatcgctcgagtccaggagtttgaggttcaGTGAcccatgatcgcaccactacactccagcctgggctgttgCTCTgttgagcaagaccctgtctcaaagcatACAATGGAATAACATGTCAAATGAAATAGGGAAAACGAAGCTGATCATTTATGTAAGCCAGGGCTTGTCACAGTCTCTATTGTTATTATGCATTACCTGGGAATTTATATAAGCCGTTAATAATAATGCCAACCAACATATCACGTGTGCTCACAATGTTCTGGCACTATTGTAAGTGCTTTACAGGTTTCATGTGTTCTTCATAACTTGGTGGAGTAGGTACCATTTGTGTCTCTTTATTATAAGTGAGAGAAATGAAGTTTATATTATCAAGGGgactaaagtcacacagcttgtgGGCACTGCACcaagatttaaaattaaattcgACAGTTGAATACAGTTACTTAACTACCACGTTATATTGCTTCCTGGGTAACATCTGCCATTTATTTCCTCAGCTGTACAaatcctctgttttctttctgttacacGCTAACATCAATGGCTTTGAACGTGTGATGAGAGATAATCCTGCCCTAGTTGTGGGCAACACATGCAGAATACTCTTCCTGTTTTACAGCCACCTTTCATGGTCTTATTGcttgcttctttccagattcaggGAGAATGTTGTTGTCTATTTGTCTCTTACATCTCCTTGAtcatgtcttcattttttaatgtgctCTGTACCTGTCAAAAATTTTGAATGTACACCACATGCTATTGTCTGAACTTAagtataagataaaataaaattttattttaaattttgctgaGTGTTATGCCTATCGATTTTACATTTATAGAATCCTATAAATCAGAGTTGGAGATGTGAGAGATTCCCTAGTCTTCTTTCTCACCAGTGCAGGAATCCTGACTGGAATGGTTCACACAATAGTAAGGATGCTGAATGCATCTTATTTCAATGTAGGGTATTCCCACTGTACTGTTGAGCAGATCCAGTGAGCAGCTGAGATCTGAATACAATCATTGGGCCTATATGTTCCCTCCGTAGCTTCACTAAACAAGTCTTGGG
This portion of the Macaca mulatta isolate MMU2019108-1 chromosome 14, T2T-MMU8v2.0, whole genome shotgun sequence genome encodes:
- the OR51E2 gene encoding olfactory receptor 51E2 yields the protein MGSGTRHWKRAIKHPEVLRIPQYPGEGGWDCQCDLTLSSHPSSVPAMSSCNFTHATFVLIGIPGLEKAHFWVGFPLLSMYVVAVFGNCIVVFIVRTERNLHSPMYLFLCMLAAIDLALSTSTMPKILALFWFDSREISFEACLTQMFFIHALSAIESTILLAMAFDRYVAICHPLRHAAVLNNTVTAQIGIVAVVRGSLFFFPLPLLIKRLAFCHSNVLSHSYCVHQDVMKLAYADTLPNVVYGLTAILLVMGVDVMFISLSYFLIIRTVLQLPSKSERAKAFGTCVSHIGVVLAFYVPLIGLSVVHRFGNSLHPIVRVVMGDIYLLLPPVINPIIYGAKTKQIRTRVLAMFKISCDKDFQAVGGK
- the OR51E2 gene encoding olfactory receptor 51E2 isoform X1, whose amino-acid sequence is MSSCNFTHATFVLIGIPGLEKAHFWVGFPLLSMYVVAVFGNCIVVFIVRTERNLHSPMYLFLCMLAAIDLALSTSTMPKILALFWFDSREISFEACLTQMFFIHALSAIESTILLAMAFDRYVAICHPLRHAAVLNNTVTAQIGIVAVVRGSLFFFPLPLLIKRLAFCHSNVLSHSYCVHQDVMKLAYADTLPNVVYGLTAILLVMGVDVMFISLSYFLIIRTVLQLPSKSERAKAFGTCVSHIGVVLAFYVPLIGLSVVHRFGNSLHPIVRVVMGDIYLLLPPVINPIIYGAKTKQIRTRVLAMFKISCDKDFQAVGGK